GGGCATTCTTTGCACTAACGCTTTTCGTGATCACGATGGGCAATGCGGTCCGCGAGACTGCGGACGGATCCTGCTGCCCATAAGCAGCGGAAAACAGCGTCACAGGCGACGCAACCAGAGCGAGAAAGACGATCTTCATAAAATGCATGAGGCACCCCGTTCTATCTAACCGGGCCCCCTCCAGAGCAGCCACAGGTGTCACGTCGCAAGAGTAAGCAGAAGCCCGTCTGGTTCTGTCTATCTGCAAGCTCCCGGGCCGCCGCGATACTCCGTCGGGGGACGGTAGATCATCAGACCGATATTGCGCCTATTGCATTTTCGATTGATAGTACGTTATCGCCATCACCATTGGATTCCGTACAATATCTACGCATAACCCGCCATCTTACGTCGTGCTTATCAGATGGCGCACGACATTGAACAGAGACGAGCATAGGCGTAGTTCGGTCAGGTCGCACTCGAGGCCTCCCGTCCGTATGAGGTCGGCATCTGAGCGCAGCCTTTGTTGGATCTGGTGGTCGACAGCGGCCTGTGCTACACGGATATCAGGCGAATCAGCTTCGACGTGACGAGCGGTTTCGACCAACAGTTCCGAGCAGCGCTGTTGGACCTGAACGGCGATATCGCTCCGACACTGGTTCCCAGAAACCGTCCGATGATGAATTAAACCGGTCTTGATCAGCAGAGCGGCACGCAACTGCGGCAAATAATCTCTTGTGCGCTGTAGGAGAACTTCATCCGGCATGGCTTTTGGGAAAGCCTCGAAGATCGAGACGTCGACCAAGGTTCGCAGTTTCTCAAAGTTCTCCATGATCTCATTTGTTCTTCTCTCAAGAAGCACGTCGCCTGCCTGTTCCGCCTGTTCCGTGGATGCCACCTCCAGTTCGGCAATCTCACGGATTGTGGCCCCAAGCATAGACCGCAATGACCGTGTAGAAGACGTTGCCCATAGGTGATCAAAGATGAGCCACATCGCGCCGATACCCAAAACGATCCCCAGCACTGTGTCACGTGCGGGTACCAGAGACGGGTTGATTGAAAAGCGGTTTAGGTTGACCAGCTCATATGCAAGAACAATCTGAGCCCCGCAGTACGCAATGCGTGGGCCGGATGTTGCGATCCACGCCCCCAGGAAAATGACGGAGGCGAAGAGCAACGTGTAACTAAAGATGGAGTCGATCTGCGGCAGGATGAGCGTTTGAGCTGTAAAACCGATTGCGCACGCTCCGAGCACAACTCCAGCAAAACGCATCAGCTGCTTATGTCTCGCGGCACCTGTGATGGGCAGGGCTGTCAGAATACAAGTGGTGACTGATGCACTCAAGCCGATCCAGCCGACACTCATGTAAAACATGTAGCACGCGATTGCGCTGACGCCCCCGCGAATGGCGAACTTTGCGTGCTCCTTGCTGCTAAATGCATCAGCGGCAAATATGCGGCGGCTTGGCTCTGGCACATGGTGTCCCAGATTCTGCTCGCTTCCATCCCACATCGGCTGCGACAGGCTCTCCGCCAACAGATCCACGGTGCGTTCGATTTCGATGAGGATTGGAGTGCCGGTCTCGTACTTGCCGTCAATATCGATCCACTCTGGGATTTCCCGACGCGATAGACTTCCCCGGATGAGCACAACATTCTGACCAATGACTGCACATAGCTCTCGATCATGAGCCGAAAGGGTATGGCCGGTCTCGGTTAAAGTCGCGGCAAGATCGATCAGTCTCCCAGCTAATGCGACTGCTGTTGAAAGGCGCTGTTGCTCCTCAAAACTGTACCCTGCCTGTGA
The Edaphobacter bradus genome window above contains:
- a CDS encoding FUSC family protein — protein: MSDTAIDAVAIAGRPPDYSRFGSLWALLQAELSSYPGRPLLVFRIVLSCTLVMFCILVFRIPGAALGAYYPLLVSRDNLHSTRRSAVWIAATCVLGSVEVVLGAMLFIGSPFLHLAWVCASLGAVFYLISSLKVYEAALASGLFIANTITTWDQPVAADWRLRQTLFTLLAILIGCAASVLIEYLFSRTHPPDAVIGGIQQRLYLIGEILQGYVNGKPVRMKLVHEVRRSSGRGTGALRELVSQAGYSFEEQQRLSTAVALAGRLIDLAATLTETGHTLSAHDRELCAVIGQNVVLIRGSLSRREIPEWIDIDGKYETGTPILIEIERTVDLLAESLSQPMWDGSEQNLGHHVPEPSRRIFAADAFSSKEHAKFAIRGGVSAIACYMFYMSVGWIGLSASVTTCILTALPITGAARHKQLMRFAGVVLGACAIGFTAQTLILPQIDSIFSYTLLFASVIFLGAWIATSGPRIAYCGAQIVLAYELVNLNRFSINPSLVPARDTVLGIVLGIGAMWLIFDHLWATSSTRSLRSMLGATIREIAELEVASTEQAEQAGDVLLERRTNEIMENFEKLRTLVDVSIFEAFPKAMPDEVLLQRTRDYLPQLRAALLIKTGLIHHRTVSGNQCRSDIAVQVQQRCSELLVETARHVEADSPDIRVAQAAVDHQIQQRLRSDADLIRTGGLECDLTELRLCSSLFNVVRHLISTT